Proteins co-encoded in one Nicotiana sylvestris chromosome 7, ASM39365v2, whole genome shotgun sequence genomic window:
- the LOC138872798 gene encoding uncharacterized mitochondrial protein AtMg00860-like → MKIETVKNWPRPVSATKIQSFLGLEGYYHRFVDGFSSIAASMTRLTQTGAQFMWSNECETSFQKLKIALTTIPVLVLPTGSGPYMVYYDASWIELGAVLMQDGMVIAFASGS, encoded by the coding sequence atgAAGATTGAaacagtcaagaactggcctagaccagtatcagctacaaagatccagagtttcttaggtttggaaggctactatcatcggtttgtggatggattttcGTCTATTGCAGCATCGATGACTCGGTTGACCCAAACGGGTGCCCAGTTCAtgtggtcgaatgagtgtgagacgagctttcagaagctcaaaatagctttgactacgataccagtgttggttttgcccacgggttcagggccttatatggtttattatgatgcatcctGGATTGAACTTGGTgctgtgttgatgcaggatggcatgGTCATTGCCTTTGCTtccggcagttga